From the genome of Geothrix sp. 21YS21S-4, one region includes:
- a CDS encoding sigma 54-interacting transcriptional regulator: MAAPDLDTALTGARLVEEAGGLLTLGEDPDRMVGHAFERLGRLVPYDLATVLLREGEGLRVAYAVGPLATPQLSEALIPVRGNLRLQNALKPRSKPATFEEDDPGEDTFHGLVDMPHGHSCLVAPLRSRGETFGLMTLDAMVCRQYPESVLHHVGVFASLLALGLKQAEHLAQLAERERHLAEEVSYFREVQRRDVLQEPLRAESPAMRGVVEQLRQVASTAATVLITGETGTGKEKVAQTLHHLSPRREKPFIKVNCSALPATLIESELFGHVKGAFSGAAAARKGRFELADGGTLFLDEIGDLPLDLQPKLLRAIQEKEIDPLGAEKSRSVDVRLVAATHTDLRKAVADGRFREDLFYRLSVFPIHLPPLRERPDDIAALAESFLDRFARQNRRPPIQLPDGVRAQLEAYAWPGNVRELHNVLERAAILSAGRELRLPPGALTISGGERAGGRPPTWEAQERTYLERLLRHARGKIAGGDGAAALAGLAPSTLLSRLEKLGLRPRDFRGA; the protein is encoded by the coding sequence GTGGCCGCGCCTGATCTGGATACCGCCCTCACGGGGGCCCGCCTGGTGGAAGAGGCGGGCGGGCTGCTCACCTTGGGAGAAGATCCCGATCGCATGGTGGGGCACGCCTTCGAGCGCCTGGGCCGGCTCGTCCCCTACGACCTCGCGACCGTCCTGCTGCGCGAAGGCGAGGGCCTGCGGGTGGCCTACGCGGTGGGCCCCCTGGCCACGCCCCAATTGTCCGAGGCGCTCATTCCCGTGCGGGGCAACCTCCGCCTGCAGAACGCGCTGAAGCCCCGCTCCAAGCCCGCCACTTTCGAAGAAGACGACCCCGGCGAGGACACCTTTCACGGGCTGGTGGACATGCCCCACGGCCACAGCTGCCTGGTGGCGCCCCTCCGCAGCCGGGGCGAGACCTTCGGCCTGATGACGCTGGACGCCATGGTCTGCCGGCAGTATCCAGAGAGCGTCCTCCACCACGTCGGCGTGTTCGCATCCCTCCTGGCCCTGGGATTGAAGCAGGCCGAGCATCTGGCGCAACTGGCCGAGCGGGAGCGGCACCTGGCGGAAGAGGTCAGCTACTTCCGGGAAGTCCAGCGCCGCGACGTCCTGCAGGAACCCCTGCGCGCCGAGAGTCCGGCGATGCGAGGCGTGGTGGAGCAGCTCCGGCAGGTGGCCTCTACGGCCGCCACGGTGCTCATCACGGGCGAGACCGGCACGGGCAAGGAGAAGGTCGCCCAGACCCTCCACCACCTCTCGCCCCGCCGCGAGAAGCCCTTCATCAAGGTGAACTGCAGCGCCCTGCCCGCGACCCTCATCGAATCCGAGCTGTTCGGCCACGTGAAGGGCGCCTTCAGCGGGGCGGCCGCCGCGCGGAAGGGCCGGTTCGAGCTGGCGGACGGCGGCACCCTGTTCCTGGACGAGATCGGCGATCTGCCCCTGGACCTCCAGCCCAAGCTGCTCCGCGCCATCCAGGAGAAGGAGATCGATCCCCTGGGGGCGGAGAAATCCCGGTCGGTGGACGTGCGCCTCGTGGCCGCCACCCACACGGACCTGCGGAAGGCCGTCGCCGACGGGCGCTTCCGGGAGGATCTCTTCTACCGCCTGAGCGTGTTCCCCATCCACCTTCCGCCGCTCCGGGAGCGGCCCGACGACATCGCCGCCCTGGCGGAGAGCTTCCTCGACCGCTTCGCCCGGCAGAACCGGCGCCCGCCCATCCAGCTGCCCGACGGCGTCCGCGCCCAACTGGAGGCCTACGCGTGGCCCGGCAACGTGCGCGAGCTGCACAACGTCCTGGAGCGGGCCGCCATCCTGTCGGCGGGCCGCGAGTTGCGCCTTCCGCCGGGGGCGCTGACCATCAGCGGCGGAGAGCGCGCGGGCGGCCGCCCGCCCACGTGGGAGGCGCAGGAGCGGACCTACCTGGAGCGCCTCCTGCGGCACGCGCGGGGCAAGATCGCCGGCGGAGACGGGGCCGCGGCGCTGGCGGGCCTGGCGCCTTCCACGCTGCTGTCCCGCCTGGAGAAGCTGGGATTGCGCCCCAGGGATTTCCGGGGCGCGTGA
- a CDS encoding YIP1 family protein, translating to MSEIPGPHDAPPPAIPLDEPLSIPPIVPPEPPLPPPSPAPVPFEDPERYGGFWSRVGAMFQMVFRNPMELFERVPAGEGFGAPWRFLLLLSVPAFFIVAGLFFFMGLGIAVAALEHTGRADGRAVAAAMPAIFGILLALLPLVSFLGMLIGGAFHHAFLWMWGGLKPGAGVNQSIRAYGYASAFIQLGALIPYLGFLAQIAGMVVLGMGLARLHKTDTWRGVCAALTPFVLLCCCGIGTLGAVTALIAAGRH from the coding sequence ATGAGCGAGATCCCCGGCCCGCACGATGCCCCGCCTCCGGCGATCCCGCTGGACGAGCCTCTTTCGATTCCGCCCATCGTCCCTCCGGAACCGCCCCTTCCGCCACCCTCGCCGGCGCCCGTCCCTTTCGAGGATCCCGAACGCTACGGCGGGTTCTGGTCCCGGGTGGGCGCGATGTTCCAAATGGTCTTCCGCAATCCCATGGAACTCTTCGAACGAGTGCCGGCCGGCGAGGGCTTCGGCGCGCCCTGGCGCTTCCTGCTGCTGCTGTCGGTGCCAGCCTTCTTCATCGTGGCCGGGCTGTTCTTCTTCATGGGGCTGGGCATCGCGGTGGCGGCCCTGGAACACACGGGAAGGGCCGACGGCCGGGCGGTGGCCGCCGCGATGCCGGCGATCTTCGGCATCCTGCTGGCGCTGCTGCCCCTCGTCAGTTTTCTGGGGATGCTCATCGGCGGCGCATTCCACCACGCATTCCTGTGGATGTGGGGCGGCCTCAAGCCGGGGGCCGGCGTCAACCAGAGCATCCGCGCCTACGGCTACGCCTCGGCCTTCATCCAGCTCGGGGCGCTGATCCCCTACCTGGGCTTCCTGGCGCAGATCGCGGGCATGGTGGTCCTCGGCATGGGCCTGGCGCGGCTGCACAAGACGGACACATGGCGCGGGGTGTGCGCGGCGCTGACGCCCTTCGTGCTGCTGTGCTGCTGCGGGATCGGGACGCTCGGCGCCGTGACGGCCCTCATCGCTGCGGGGCGCCACTAG
- a CDS encoding enoyl-CoA hydratase/isomerase family protein, producing MRPEPWHEGPTSLDLLRGADWAWIGLRSADGLHRLHSDLLVALDRLFIDLRWSGVRRLVLSGAAWMAGGGGHFSAGADLHEVGALDPGSADPFSRRGQRVMSHLLWPGWRTLTLISGVAMGGGCDLALHGQERWAAGDGLRLAHPAAKHGILTGFGGTVRLPEVLGPEGAARLFRGFETWEAEEALAAGAIHRIVPAAAAREAVLAWLASGAPQR from the coding sequence GTGAGGCCCGAACCCTGGCACGAGGGACCCACCTCCCTGGACCTGCTGCGGGGCGCGGACTGGGCGTGGATCGGGCTGCGGTCGGCGGACGGCCTCCATCGCCTGCACAGCGATCTCCTGGTCGCCCTGGACCGCCTGTTCATCGACCTGCGCTGGTCCGGCGTCCGACGGTTGGTCCTGAGCGGCGCGGCGTGGATGGCGGGCGGCGGCGGCCACTTCTCGGCGGGTGCGGATCTGCATGAAGTGGGCGCCCTGGATCCTGGGTCCGCTGATCCCTTCTCCCGCCGGGGCCAGCGGGTGATGTCCCACCTCCTGTGGCCCGGCTGGCGGACCCTGACGCTGATCTCCGGCGTCGCCATGGGCGGCGGCTGCGATCTGGCGCTGCACGGACAGGAGCGCTGGGCGGCGGGCGATGGCCTGCGGCTTGCCCATCCCGCGGCGAAGCACGGGATCCTGACGGGTTTTGGCGGGACGGTTCGCCTCCCGGAAGTTCTGGGACCGGAAGGGGCCGCGCGCCTGTTCCGCGGCTTCGAGACGTGGGAGGCGGAGGAAGCGCTGGCGGCGGGAGCCATCCATCGCATCGTGCCCGCCGCGGCTGCGCGGGAAGCGGTGTTGGCCTGGCTGGCTAGTGGCGCCCCGCAGCGATGA
- the miaA gene encoding tRNA (adenosine(37)-N6)-dimethylallyltransferase MiaA: protein MPIAILGPTASGKSAVAVAVARRLGGTVVNGDPYQALAGLAIGTGQPDAEERGGVPHAGYGELPLSARPNPAEFGAWVRDRLAACREPVLVTGSGLYLRGIWNQLSPLPAVDPALVERVRRWGDRLGIPALHRYLAAVDPARAGALHPNDGARVQRALALHLASGRAPSVLLSAPKTGVPEGWKALVVSPGRERRRARVAARVAAQVKAGWPAEVAALVTAGHAADLEVLRPLGYARWMAGGASDAVQAAIVQETQAYAKRQDTWFRNQLPGAPAWDPDTEPLEAAFARLGFS, encoded by the coding sequence ATGCCCATCGCGATCCTCGGCCCCACCGCCTCCGGCAAATCCGCTGTGGCGGTGGCTGTGGCCCGCCGGCTGGGCGGAACCGTGGTGAACGGCGACCCCTATCAGGCCCTGGCGGGGCTGGCCATCGGCACGGGCCAGCCGGACGCGGAGGAGCGGGGCGGCGTGCCGCACGCGGGCTACGGCGAACTCCCGCTGTCGGCCCGCCCCAATCCCGCGGAATTCGGCGCCTGGGTGCGGGACCGGCTCGCGGCCTGCCGCGAGCCGGTGCTGGTGACGGGCTCGGGCCTCTACCTGCGGGGGATCTGGAACCAGCTCAGCCCTCTGCCCGCCGTGGATCCAGCCCTGGTGGAGCGGGTCCGCCGGTGGGGAGACCGGCTCGGAATCCCCGCGCTCCACCGCTACCTCGCCGCGGTGGATCCCGCGCGGGCCGGGGCGTTGCATCCCAACGACGGCGCCCGGGTCCAGCGCGCCCTGGCCCTGCATTTGGCCTCGGGCCGCGCGCCCTCCGTACTGCTGTCGGCGCCGAAAACCGGCGTTCCGGAGGGCTGGAAGGCGCTCGTGGTCTCGCCGGGCCGGGAGCGGCGCCGCGCCCGGGTGGCCGCGCGGGTGGCGGCCCAGGTGAAGGCGGGCTGGCCCGCGGAGGTGGCGGCGCTGGTGACGGCGGGCCATGCGGCGGATCTGGAAGTCCTCCGTCCCCTGGGCTACGCCCGATGGATGGCGGGCGGCGCTTCCGACGCCGTTCAGGCGGCCATCGTCCAGGAGACGCAGGCCTATGCCAAGCGCCAGGACACGTGGTTCCGCAACCAGCTTCCGGGCGCTCCGGCCTGGGATCCCGATACGGAACCTTTGGAGGCGGCCTTCGCGCGGCTGGGCTTTTCGTGA